Proteins found in one Arthrobacter sp. U41 genomic segment:
- the ppsA gene encoding phosphoenolpyruvate synthase, which produces MTTDILWFSELGLKDLDRVGGKNASLGEMVQNLTSAGVQVPDGFATTADAYRSFLADSGLDQKIADRLVGLDTDDVTALAAAGKEIRTLMRETPFLPDFEAQIRASYQKLVEKHGGSDDLSWAVRSSATAEDLPDASFAGQQETFLNVRGIENILVAIKDVFASLYNDRAIAYRVHHKFEHAEVALSAGVQRMVRSDVGASGVMFTMDTESGFQDAVFVTSSYGLGEAVVQGAVNPDEFYVYKPALQAGRPAILKRGLGEKALQMTYTSNREIGHTIDFVPVEASLRNRFSLTDDDVEQLARHAVAIENHYGRPMDIEWGKDGIDGGLYILQARPETVQSRRTSGSLSRFRLNGTSKVLVEGRAIGQRIGAGSVRILTSIDQMAAFKTGDVLVADMTDPDWEPIMKRASAIVTNRGGRTCHAAIIARELGIPAVVGTGSATDILSDGLDVTVSCADGETGVIYEGLIDFSVEETEITQLPEAPVKVMMNVGTPEQAFTFAQLPNHGVGLARLEFIINRQIGIHPKALLNLDDQPDEVKAEIRERIAAYDSPREYYIKRLAEGVATIAAAFAPEPVIVRMSDFKSNEYANLLGGPAYEPHEENPMIGFRGASRYLEPSFRDCFDLECEALSFVRNEMGLTNVKLMIPFVRTLDEASGVIGLLAENGLRRGENGLEVVMMCELPSNALLADEFLDYFDGFSIGSNDMTQLTLGLDRDSAIVAGSFDERNPAVKKLLSMAIKACKARGKYVGICGQGPSDHPDFAEWLVEEGVDSVSLNPDTVVDTWLRLAGASAAATAAAV; this is translated from the coding sequence ATGACGACAGACATCCTGTGGTTCTCAGAACTCGGCCTCAAGGATCTGGATCGGGTGGGCGGTAAGAATGCCTCCCTCGGCGAGATGGTGCAGAACCTGACCTCGGCCGGCGTCCAGGTTCCGGACGGCTTCGCCACAACCGCCGACGCCTACCGCAGCTTCCTGGCTGACTCGGGCCTGGACCAGAAAATCGCCGACCGGCTGGTCGGCCTGGACACCGACGATGTGACCGCCCTGGCAGCAGCGGGCAAGGAGATCCGCACGCTGATGCGCGAGACGCCCTTCCTGCCGGACTTCGAAGCGCAGATCCGGGCCTCATACCAGAAGCTGGTGGAAAAGCACGGGGGCTCCGATGACCTCTCCTGGGCCGTCCGCTCGAGCGCGACCGCGGAAGATCTCCCCGACGCCTCCTTCGCCGGACAGCAGGAAACCTTCCTGAACGTCCGCGGCATCGAGAACATCCTCGTGGCCATCAAGGATGTCTTCGCGTCCCTCTACAACGACCGGGCGATCGCCTACCGGGTGCACCACAAGTTCGAGCACGCCGAGGTCGCACTCTCGGCGGGCGTCCAGCGCATGGTGCGTTCCGACGTCGGCGCTTCCGGCGTGATGTTCACGATGGACACCGAATCCGGGTTCCAGGACGCCGTCTTCGTCACCTCCTCCTACGGCCTCGGCGAGGCCGTGGTCCAGGGCGCCGTGAACCCGGACGAGTTCTACGTCTACAAGCCGGCCCTCCAGGCCGGCCGCCCCGCCATCCTCAAGCGGGGACTGGGCGAGAAGGCTCTGCAGATGACCTACACGAGCAACCGCGAAATCGGCCACACCATTGACTTTGTTCCGGTTGAGGCCTCGCTGCGGAACCGCTTCAGCCTCACGGACGACGACGTCGAGCAGCTCGCCCGCCACGCCGTCGCCATCGAGAACCACTACGGACGTCCCATGGACATCGAGTGGGGCAAGGACGGGATCGACGGCGGCCTGTACATTCTGCAGGCACGCCCCGAGACCGTGCAGTCCCGCCGGACCTCCGGCAGCCTGAGCCGTTTCCGGCTGAACGGGACCAGCAAGGTGCTCGTCGAGGGCCGCGCCATCGGCCAGCGCATCGGCGCCGGCAGCGTCCGCATCCTCACCTCGATTGACCAGATGGCAGCCTTCAAAACCGGCGACGTCCTCGTCGCGGACATGACCGACCCGGACTGGGAACCGATCATGAAGCGTGCCTCGGCGATCGTGACCAACCGCGGCGGACGCACCTGCCACGCGGCCATCATCGCCCGGGAACTGGGGATTCCTGCCGTCGTCGGCACAGGGTCCGCCACGGATATCCTCTCCGACGGGCTCGACGTGACTGTCTCCTGCGCCGACGGCGAGACCGGCGTCATCTACGAGGGTCTCATCGACTTCAGCGTCGAGGAAACCGAAATCACCCAGCTGCCCGAGGCGCCGGTAAAGGTCATGATGAACGTCGGCACGCCCGAGCAGGCTTTCACCTTCGCTCAGCTGCCCAACCACGGCGTGGGCCTGGCCCGGCTGGAATTCATCATCAACCGCCAGATCGGCATCCACCCCAAGGCGCTGCTGAACCTGGATGACCAGCCTGATGAGGTCAAGGCAGAGATCCGCGAGCGGATCGCCGCCTACGACAGCCCCCGCGAGTACTACATCAAGCGCCTGGCGGAAGGCGTGGCGACCATCGCCGCGGCGTTCGCGCCCGAGCCGGTGATTGTGCGGATGTCCGACTTCAAGTCCAACGAATACGCCAACCTCCTTGGCGGACCCGCCTACGAGCCGCACGAAGAGAACCCGATGATCGGCTTCCGCGGCGCCTCGCGGTACCTCGAGCCGTCCTTCCGGGACTGCTTCGACCTGGAGTGCGAGGCACTGTCCTTCGTCCGCAACGAGATGGGCCTGACCAACGTCAAGCTGATGATCCCGTTTGTGCGCACCCTGGACGAGGCCAGCGGCGTCATCGGCCTGCTCGCCGAGAACGGCCTGCGCCGCGGCGAGAACGGCCTTGAGGTCGTCATGATGTGCGAGCTGCCCTCCAACGCGCTGCTGGCCGACGAGTTCCTGGACTACTTTGACGGCTTCTCCATCGGTTCCAACGACATGACCCAGCTGACCCTGGGCCTGGACCGCGATTCCGCCATCGTCGCCGGCAGCTTCGACGAGCGGAACCCTGCCGTCAAAAAGCTCCTGAGCATGGCGATCAAGGCGTGCAAGGCGCGCGGCAAGTACGTGGGCATCTGCGGCCAGGGCCCCAGCGACCACCCGGACTTCGCCGAATGGCTGGTCGAAGAGGGCGTCGATTCCGTCTCGCTGAACCCCGACACCGTGGTGGACACCTGGCTCCGGCTCGCCGGTGCCAGCGCGGCCGCAACGGCCGCCGCCGTCTAA
- a CDS encoding ATP-dependent helicase, translating into MKGQELAGGTLAADAMDRFSRPTRDWFLGAFAAPTPAQNGAWNAISSGAHALVVAPTGSGKTLAAFLWALDRLLVSAPAEPEGLPGLDAVKGTRRKAPKRQTRVLYISPLKALGVDVERNLRAPLIGITQTAKRLGLPAPLITVGVRSGDTPASDRRALLSHPPDILITTPESLFLMLTSKARETLSEVDTIIVDEVHAVAGTKRGAHLAVSLERLDALLPQPAQRIGLSATVEPKELVAQFLAGSAPVEIVAPPSKKTWDLTVSVPVEDMSDLQGAAGAFDSGPASGLQPQASIWPHVEEKIVDLVLANQSTIVFANSRRLAERLTARLNEIYAERQLMAAGGGWGETGAGAPDFEPVPAGAPAGGATALPGSTLPTSTATPAHMMAQAGSAAGADPVLARAHHGSVSKDQRALIEDDLKSGRLRCVVATSSLELGIDMGAVDLVVQVESPPSVASGLQRVGRAGHQVGEVSQGVLFPKHRADLVHTAITVERMLAGKIERLYVPANPLDILAQQTVAATALGSIDVEDWFSTVRRSAPFASLPRSAFEATLDLLAGRYPSDEFAELRPRIIWDRNAGTIEGRPGAQRLAVTSGGTIPDRGLFGVYIIGTETEGTGSSGSAGSASGEGRAASPAAAAAKGGRRVGELDEEMVYESRVGDVFALGATSWKIEDITHDRVLVSPAFGQPGKLPFWKGDSLGRPVDLGRALGAFVRELSASDVGPAAERCKASGLDDFAANNLIQYLAEQKLATEVVPSDTTLVVERFHDELGDWRVVLHSPFGMPVHAPWALAVGQRLHQRFGMDGSAMAADDGIVLRVPMMEDEPPGAELFMFDPEELEQIVTAEVGGSALFASRFRECAARALLLPRQHPGKRQPLWQQRQRSAQLLDVARKYPTFPIVLETVRECLQDVYDLPALKDIAASIERRELRILQTTTQQPSPFAKSLLFGYVAQFLYEGDSPLAERRAAALALDSTLLNELLGRVELRELLDAKVIDATEQELQRLAPDRKVRGLEGVADLLRLLGPLTPEEVAARLELAAETAPAAGLVEAPDAAPAPGGEAPVADATAHLVALQRANRAIKVNVGGAERYAAVEDAARLRDALGVPLPMGVPLAFIEPVADPLGDLVSRYARTHGPFTSAEAAARLGLGVAVVGTALKRLAADGRVVEGEFRPHASPPPAPAPDTDDGDAGSGAPQANAVPAAPTLAGASEWCDAEVLRKLRRRSLAALRAEVEPVDAAAYGRFLPAWQNVRVPGKRGQSALRGLDGIITAVDQLSGVPVPASAWEPLILASRVADYQPAMLDELMAAGEVLWSGAGALPGNDGWVSLHLADSAELTLNPAIDFEPGDAQQRLLDHLRNNGGGYFFRQLTAVAGGMDSVLSDQDVVSALWDLAWAGRITGDTFAPVRAMIAGGHTAHRQVARAPRARAPRLSRLGRSHGTGLLGSPGLTGGRYGSGTGTAPTPPLAAGRWSALPAPELDATIHARATAELLLDRYGVVTRGSVMAENILGGFGLMYKVLARLEEAGGCRRGYFIEHLGAAQFAVPATVDRLRSYAEDTQLHKPEPVALALAATDPANPYGAALPWPALNVEAGTGHRPGRKAGALVVLVDGALVLYVERGGKTLLAFSEDPEVLAAAGAALVGVVTRGAVDKLIMEKVNGHGILDTPVAAALAHAGAYSTPKGLRIRA; encoded by the coding sequence ATGAAGGGGCAGGAACTCGCCGGCGGGACACTCGCGGCCGACGCCATGGACCGGTTCAGCCGGCCGACCCGGGACTGGTTCCTGGGTGCCTTCGCTGCGCCCACCCCGGCCCAGAACGGCGCTTGGAACGCGATCTCTTCCGGCGCGCACGCGCTTGTGGTCGCCCCCACCGGCTCCGGCAAAACGCTCGCCGCCTTCCTCTGGGCGCTCGACCGGCTGCTCGTCTCTGCCCCCGCCGAGCCCGAGGGGCTGCCCGGCCTGGACGCCGTGAAGGGTACGCGGCGGAAGGCGCCCAAGCGCCAGACCCGGGTGCTCTATATTTCGCCGCTTAAAGCGCTGGGCGTGGACGTCGAACGCAACCTTCGCGCCCCGCTGATTGGGATCACCCAGACCGCCAAACGCCTCGGCCTGCCCGCGCCGCTGATCACCGTGGGTGTCCGCTCCGGTGACACCCCGGCGTCGGACCGCCGCGCGCTGCTGAGCCACCCGCCGGACATCCTGATCACCACGCCGGAATCGCTCTTCCTGATGCTGACCTCCAAGGCGCGGGAGACGCTGAGCGAGGTGGACACCATCATCGTCGATGAGGTCCACGCCGTCGCAGGCACCAAACGCGGCGCCCATCTGGCCGTGTCCCTGGAACGCCTCGATGCACTGCTCCCCCAGCCCGCCCAGCGGATCGGGCTCTCGGCCACCGTCGAGCCCAAGGAGCTGGTGGCGCAGTTCCTCGCCGGCTCCGCGCCGGTGGAAATCGTGGCGCCGCCATCGAAGAAGACCTGGGACCTGACGGTCTCCGTCCCGGTGGAGGACATGTCCGATCTGCAGGGCGCGGCCGGCGCGTTCGACTCCGGTCCGGCGTCCGGGCTGCAGCCGCAGGCGTCGATCTGGCCGCACGTGGAGGAGAAGATCGTGGACCTGGTGCTGGCCAACCAGTCCACGATTGTGTTCGCCAATTCCCGCCGGCTCGCCGAACGCCTGACTGCCCGGCTCAACGAGATCTACGCCGAGCGCCAGCTCATGGCCGCAGGCGGCGGCTGGGGCGAAACTGGCGCCGGGGCTCCCGACTTCGAGCCTGTGCCGGCGGGAGCCCCGGCCGGCGGCGCGACCGCGCTGCCCGGCTCCACGCTGCCGACGTCCACCGCGACTCCGGCACACATGATGGCCCAGGCCGGAAGCGCCGCCGGCGCCGATCCGGTCCTGGCCCGGGCCCACCACGGCTCGGTCTCCAAGGACCAGCGGGCCCTGATCGAGGACGACCTGAAGTCCGGGCGGCTGCGCTGCGTCGTGGCCACGTCCTCGCTGGAACTGGGCATCGACATGGGCGCCGTGGACCTCGTGGTGCAGGTGGAATCCCCGCCCTCGGTGGCCAGCGGGCTGCAGCGGGTGGGCCGCGCCGGTCACCAGGTCGGCGAGGTCTCCCAGGGCGTACTGTTCCCCAAGCACCGCGCGGATCTGGTGCACACCGCCATCACGGTGGAACGGATGCTCGCCGGCAAAATCGAACGGCTCTATGTCCCCGCGAATCCCCTGGACATCCTCGCCCAGCAGACCGTCGCGGCCACGGCACTGGGTTCCATCGATGTGGAGGACTGGTTCTCCACCGTGCGGCGGTCCGCACCGTTCGCCTCGCTCCCCCGCTCCGCCTTCGAGGCAACCCTGGACCTGCTCGCCGGCCGCTACCCCTCCGACGAGTTCGCGGAACTGCGGCCCCGGATCATCTGGGACCGCAACGCCGGCACCATCGAGGGCCGCCCCGGCGCGCAGCGGCTGGCCGTCACCTCCGGCGGCACCATCCCGGACCGCGGGCTCTTCGGCGTCTACATCATCGGCACCGAGACCGAAGGCACCGGCAGCTCAGGATCCGCGGGCTCCGCCAGCGGCGAGGGCCGGGCGGCCAGCCCGGCCGCTGCCGCGGCGAAGGGCGGGCGCCGGGTCGGCGAGCTTGACGAGGAAATGGTGTACGAATCCAGGGTCGGTGACGTGTTCGCGCTGGGCGCGACCAGCTGGAAGATCGAGGACATCACGCACGACCGGGTCCTGGTCTCCCCCGCTTTCGGCCAGCCGGGCAAACTCCCGTTCTGGAAGGGCGACTCGCTCGGCCGGCCGGTGGATCTGGGCCGCGCCCTGGGGGCGTTCGTGCGCGAGCTGTCCGCGTCCGACGTCGGGCCGGCCGCGGAACGCTGCAAAGCCAGCGGCCTGGACGATTTTGCCGCGAACAACCTGATCCAGTACCTTGCGGAGCAGAAGCTGGCCACCGAGGTGGTCCCCAGCGACACCACCCTTGTGGTGGAGCGCTTCCACGACGAACTCGGCGACTGGCGGGTGGTGCTGCACAGCCCGTTCGGCATGCCGGTGCACGCGCCGTGGGCCCTCGCCGTCGGGCAGCGGCTGCATCAGCGTTTCGGCATGGACGGCTCCGCGATGGCCGCCGACGACGGCATCGTGCTGCGCGTGCCCATGATGGAGGACGAGCCGCCCGGGGCCGAACTGTTTATGTTCGACCCGGAGGAACTCGAACAGATCGTGACGGCGGAGGTCGGCGGCAGCGCGCTGTTCGCCTCCCGGTTCCGCGAGTGCGCCGCCCGGGCCCTGCTCCTGCCCCGGCAGCACCCCGGCAAACGGCAGCCCCTCTGGCAGCAGCGCCAGCGCTCCGCCCAGCTGCTGGACGTCGCCCGGAAGTACCCCACCTTCCCGATCGTCCTTGAGACTGTCCGCGAATGCCTGCAGGATGTCTACGACCTTCCGGCGCTCAAGGACATCGCAGCGTCCATCGAGCGCCGCGAGCTGCGGATCCTGCAGACCACCACCCAGCAGCCCTCGCCGTTCGCCAAGTCCCTGCTCTTCGGCTACGTCGCGCAGTTCCTCTATGAGGGCGACTCCCCGCTGGCCGAGCGCCGGGCCGCCGCGCTGGCGCTGGATTCGACCCTGCTCAACGAGCTCCTGGGCCGGGTCGAGCTGCGCGAACTGCTCGACGCCAAGGTCATTGACGCCACCGAGCAGGAGCTGCAGCGGCTCGCCCCGGACCGGAAGGTGCGCGGGCTCGAAGGCGTCGCGGACCTGCTCCGCCTGCTCGGCCCGCTGACCCCGGAGGAAGTCGCCGCCCGGCTGGAACTGGCAGCCGAGACCGCACCGGCGGCCGGGCTTGTCGAGGCTCCGGATGCCGCGCCGGCGCCCGGGGGCGAAGCCCCCGTCGCCGATGCCACCGCGCACCTGGTGGCGCTGCAGCGCGCCAACCGCGCCATCAAGGTCAACGTCGGCGGTGCCGAGCGTTACGCCGCGGTGGAGGATGCCGCCCGCCTGCGCGATGCCCTCGGCGTCCCGCTGCCGATGGGTGTGCCGCTGGCCTTCATTGAACCGGTCGCTGATCCGCTCGGCGACCTCGTCTCGCGCTACGCCCGCACCCATGGGCCCTTCACCTCCGCCGAGGCGGCCGCCCGGCTGGGTCTGGGCGTCGCCGTCGTCGGCACCGCGCTGAAGCGGCTCGCCGCGGACGGCCGGGTGGTGGAGGGCGAGTTCCGCCCGCATGCCTCACCTCCGCCGGCCCCCGCTCCGGACACCGACGACGGCGACGCAGGCTCCGGCGCGCCGCAGGCCAACGCCGTCCCCGCAGCCCCGACGCTGGCCGGGGCCAGTGAGTGGTGCGATGCCGAAGTCCTGCGCAAACTCCGCCGGCGCTCGCTGGCCGCGCTGCGCGCCGAGGTCGAACCCGTGGATGCCGCCGCCTACGGCCGCTTCCTGCCGGCCTGGCAGAACGTCCGGGTCCCTGGCAAACGCGGGCAGTCGGCGCTGCGCGGACTGGACGGGATCATCACGGCCGTCGACCAGCTCTCCGGGGTGCCCGTTCCGGCCTCCGCCTGGGAACCGCTGATCCTCGCTAGCCGGGTGGCCGACTACCAGCCCGCCATGCTCGATGAACTCATGGCTGCCGGCGAAGTGCTCTGGTCCGGCGCAGGCGCCCTCCCCGGCAACGACGGCTGGGTCAGCCTGCATCTGGCCGATTCGGCCGAGCTGACACTGAACCCGGCAATCGACTTCGAGCCCGGCGACGCGCAGCAGCGGCTGCTGGACCACCTGCGCAACAACGGCGGCGGCTACTTCTTCCGGCAACTGACAGCGGTCGCCGGCGGCATGGACTCCGTACTCAGCGACCAGGACGTCGTGTCCGCGCTCTGGGACCTCGCCTGGGCGGGCCGGATCACGGGCGACACCTTCGCCCCGGTCCGGGCGATGATTGCCGGCGGCCACACGGCGCACCGGCAGGTTGCCCGCGCGCCGCGGGCGCGGGCCCCCCGGTTGAGCCGGCTGGGGCGCTCCCACGGGACCGGTCTGCTCGGATCCCCCGGGCTGACCGGCGGGCGGTACGGCTCCGGCACCGGAACGGCGCCCACTCCCCCGCTGGCCGCCGGGCGCTGGTCCGCCCTGCCCGCACCCGAACTGGATGCCACCATCCATGCCCGGGCCACCGCGGAACTCCTGCTGGACCGGTACGGCGTGGTCACCCGCGGTTCGGTCATGGCGGAGAACATCCTGGGCGGTTTCGGCCTGATGTACAAAGTCCTGGCCCGGCTCGAGGAGGCGGGAGGGTGCCGGCGCGGTTACTTCATCGAACACCTTGGCGCGGCACAATTTGCCGTCCCCGCGACCGTGGACCGGCTGCGCTCCTACGCCGAGGACACCCAGCTGCACAAACCCGAACCCGTGGCGCTGGCCCTTGCCGCGACGGACCCCGCCAACCCCTACGGCGCCGCCCTGCCGTGGCCGGCCCTGAATGTCGAAGCGGGAACAGGCCACCGCCCGGGCCGGAAGGCCGGGGCCCTGGTGGTGCTGGTCGACGGCGCCCTGGTCCTGTATGTGGAACGCGGCGGCAAGACCCTGCTGGCCTTCAGCGAGGACCCGGAGGTCCTCGCCGCGGCCGGCGCGGCCCTGGTCGGAGTCGTCACCCGGGGCGCGGTCGACAAACTGATCATGGAGAAGGTCAACGGCCACGGCATCCTCGACACGCCGGTCGCCGCCGCCCTGGCCCACGCCGGGGCCTACTCCACACCCAAGGGGCTGAGGATCCGTGCCTGA
- a CDS encoding DUF4232 domain-containing protein, producing MTAQRITNRLVLTTAAAAAALFLAGCGGGTPQAQTSSTAASPLATTSSQPATTATGAPSSLAPAPAQSTPAGPGLCKAAGLTGTIDSTGGGAAGSVYMTLILTNSGAEPCLLRGYPGVSLTADANGEPIGAPAARDEAAPAVDVLLAPGQAGTATLRYTQARNYPDCAVVPAAGFRIYPPEDTASLFIAQPRDACSDAGTKLLTISVFQAS from the coding sequence ATGACGGCTCAGCGAATCACGAACAGACTGGTACTCACGACGGCGGCAGCCGCGGCAGCGCTCTTCCTCGCCGGCTGCGGCGGCGGCACGCCGCAGGCCCAGACGTCCAGCACCGCGGCGTCCCCGCTGGCAACCACGTCGAGCCAGCCGGCCACCACCGCAACCGGTGCCCCCAGTTCCCTGGCCCCCGCGCCGGCGCAGTCCACGCCGGCCGGCCCCGGATTGTGCAAGGCCGCGGGCCTGACGGGCACCATCGATTCCACTGGCGGCGGGGCTGCCGGAAGCGTCTACATGACGCTGATCCTGACAAACTCCGGCGCTGAGCCGTGCCTGTTGCGGGGTTATCCCGGCGTCTCCCTCACGGCCGACGCGAACGGCGAACCGATCGGGGCCCCCGCGGCACGTGATGAGGCCGCCCCCGCCGTCGACGTGCTGCTCGCACCGGGCCAGGCCGGAACCGCCACGCTGCGGTACACCCAGGCCCGCAACTACCCGGACTGTGCCGTTGTACCGGCGGCCGGCTTCCGGATCTACCCGCCGGAGGACACCGCTTCGCTGTTTATAGCCCAGCCCAGGGACGCCTGCAGCGACGCCGGCACCAAGCTGCTCACCATTAGCGTGTTCCAGGCCTCGTAA
- a CDS encoding DNA-formamidopyrimidine glycosylase family protein — protein MPEGDSVFRAAAQLHAALAGQQLIFSDFRVPRFATLNLGGWTVTEVVPRGKHLLMRLEGPARPGDGSPAEPDRLTIHSHLKMEGTWQVYPPGGRWRKPGFTARCVLRTAAADAVGFSLGILEVVRTSEENSIVGYLGPDLLGPGWDLAEAERRIRAAPEVPIGIALLDQRNLAGIGNIYRCEACFLSGVHPAAPVSAVPDVAAIITDAKVLLEANLGAGRRTTVLNPRGMAVGRTSGLPGYWVYRREHQPCLKCGTPVRRGVLARATGAEERDIYYCPTCQPPGPAKGEGGG, from the coding sequence GTGCCTGAGGGCGATTCGGTCTTCCGCGCGGCCGCCCAGCTGCATGCCGCACTGGCCGGCCAGCAGCTCATCTTCTCCGACTTCCGGGTGCCGCGGTTCGCCACCCTCAATCTGGGCGGCTGGACGGTGACCGAGGTCGTTCCGCGGGGTAAACACCTGCTCATGCGGCTGGAGGGCCCGGCACGGCCCGGTGACGGCAGCCCTGCTGAACCGGACCGGCTGACGATCCATTCCCACCTCAAGATGGAAGGCACCTGGCAGGTCTACCCTCCGGGCGGCCGCTGGCGGAAGCCGGGCTTCACCGCCCGCTGCGTGCTGCGCACCGCCGCGGCAGACGCTGTCGGGTTCTCCCTCGGCATCCTCGAAGTGGTCCGCACCTCGGAGGAAAACTCCATCGTCGGCTACCTTGGTCCGGACCTGCTGGGCCCTGGCTGGGACCTGGCCGAGGCGGAACGGCGGATCCGTGCCGCGCCGGAGGTCCCGATCGGCATCGCCCTGCTGGACCAGCGCAACCTCGCGGGGATCGGCAATATCTACCGCTGCGAGGCCTGTTTCCTCTCCGGAGTGCACCCGGCCGCGCCCGTCTCGGCCGTGCCGGATGTGGCGGCCATCATCACCGACGCCAAAGTCCTGCTCGAGGCCAACCTGGGGGCGGGGCGCCGGACCACCGTCCTGAATCCGCGAGGCATGGCCGTGGGCCGGACCTCGGGGCTGCCCGGCTACTGGGTCTACCGGCGCGAACACCAGCCGTGCCTGAAGTGCGGAACGCCGGTGCGGCGCGGAGTCCTCGCCCGGGCCACCGGTGCGGAAGAACGGGACATCTACTACTGCCCCACGTGCCAGCCGCCGGGCCCGGCTAAGGGTGAAGGCGGCGGCTAA
- the yczE gene encoding membrane protein YczE, which translates to MMTRRLLQLLIGLAMYGVSLAMFIRAGLGLDPWDVFHQGLAVKTGLSIGTVVVIVSFLVLLLWIPLRQWPGIGTLCNAVLVGVFADVGLALIPEISHLGGQAGMLVGAILLNGIASACYIGARLGPGARDGLMTGLARRTGWSVRTSRTGIEIVVLGAGWLLGGSVGIGTVFYALAIGPLVQHLLPRFTVPEPNKPELPVAAADPVAAAP; encoded by the coding sequence ATGATGACCCGCAGGCTCCTTCAGCTCCTTATCGGCCTCGCCATGTACGGCGTATCCCTGGCCATGTTCATCCGCGCCGGACTCGGCCTGGACCCGTGGGACGTGTTCCACCAGGGACTCGCGGTCAAGACCGGGCTGAGCATCGGCACCGTTGTGGTGATCGTCAGTTTCCTGGTCCTGCTGCTGTGGATCCCGCTGCGGCAGTGGCCGGGCATCGGAACGCTCTGCAACGCCGTGCTGGTGGGCGTCTTCGCCGACGTCGGTCTGGCCCTGATCCCCGAGATCTCCCACCTCGGCGGGCAGGCCGGCATGCTTGTCGGGGCCATCCTGCTCAACGGAATCGCCTCCGCCTGCTATATCGGGGCCCGGCTGGGACCGGGTGCCCGGGACGGGCTGATGACCGGGCTGGCACGCCGCACGGGCTGGTCCGTCCGGACGTCCCGGACCGGCATTGAAATCGTGGTGCTGGGCGCGGGATGGCTGCTCGGCGGCTCCGTCGGCATCGGGACGGTGTTCTACGCCCTGGCGATCGGTCCGCTGGTGCAGCACCTGCTGCCGCGCTTCACCGTTCCGGAGCCGAACAAGCCCGAACTCCCGGTGGCGGCAGCCGATCCGGTCGCCGCCGCACCCTGA
- a CDS encoding pyruvate, water dikinase regulatory protein, translating to MTNNAPRPVYFLSDSTGITAETLGNTLLTQFPANDFDRITVPFITTVDQARAVVKVIDNRAAAGLQPIVFSTAVGSDIRQTLGTCKGIIVDLIGTHVGVLESALGTQASGEPGRAHGLGNAARYQSRMAAVEYAMEHDDGQSLRALEKAQVILVAPSRCGKTPTTMYLALQHGIFAANFPLVDEDFEREGLPKPLRPFVSKCFGLTTNPLRLSQVRTERRRGSPYASLRQCGFELRSAERLYVSHGIPYLNSASVSVEEMAATILQKMNLKH from the coding sequence ATGACCAATAACGCTCCCCGCCCGGTCTACTTCCTTTCGGACAGTACGGGCATCACCGCAGAAACGCTCGGCAACACCCTGCTGACGCAGTTCCCCGCAAACGATTTTGACCGCATCACGGTCCCCTTCATCACCACCGTCGACCAGGCGCGGGCCGTTGTTAAGGTGATCGACAACCGGGCCGCCGCCGGTCTGCAGCCGATCGTCTTTTCCACCGCCGTCGGCAGCGACATCCGCCAGACGCTGGGCACCTGCAAGGGGATCATCGTGGATCTCATCGGGACCCACGTCGGAGTGTTGGAGAGTGCCTTGGGCACGCAGGCCAGCGGGGAACCGGGGCGGGCGCATGGCCTCGGCAATGCGGCCCGTTACCAGTCCCGGATGGCCGCCGTCGAATACGCCATGGAGCACGACGACGGCCAGAGCCTCCGTGCGCTCGAAAAGGCCCAGGTGATCCTGGTGGCCCCGTCCCGCTGCGGCAAAACGCCCACCACCATGTATCTGGCACTGCAGCACGGCATCTTCGCCGCCAACTTCCCGCTCGTGGACGAGGACTTTGAACGCGAAGGACTCCCCAAGCCGCTGCGGCCGTTCGTTTCGAAGTGTTTCGGCCTCACCACCAACCCTTTGCGCCTCAGCCAGGTCCGCACCGAACGCCGCCGGGGCTCGCCCTACGCCTCGCTGCGGCAGTGCGGCTTCGAGCTGCGCAGCGCCGAGCGGCTGTACGTGTCTCACGGGATCCCATACCTCAATTCGGCCAGCGTCTCCGTGGAGGAAATGGCGGCCACGATCCTGCAGAAGATGAACCTCAAGCATTAG